A single region of the Streptococcus macedonicus ACA-DC 198 genome encodes:
- the hisE gene encoding Phosphoribosyl-ATP pyrophosphatase, which yields MLETLYKEAIDRKENPKEGSYTNYLFDKGLDKILKKVGEEATEVVIAAKNADKDEIANEIADVLYHLAVMLVETGVSIEDVDAVLKARQGKKSNVHDRPEITNY from the coding sequence ATGCTAGAAACATTATATAAAGAAGCAATAGACCGTAAAGAAAATCCAAAGGAAGGCTCTTATACCAATTACCTTTTTGATAAAGGATTGGATAAAATTCTTAAAAAGGTTGGGGAAGAAGCGACAGAAGTTGTTATTGCAGCCAAAAATGCAGACAAAGATGAAATCGCTAATGAAATAGCAGATGTTCTGTACCATTTGGCAGTAATGTTGGTCGAAACTGGCGTTAGTATTGAAGATGTAGATGCTGTTTTAAAAGCACGCCAAGGTAAGAAAAGTAATGTCCACGACCGACCAGAAATTACTAATTATTAA
- the pulA gene encoding Pullulanase: MTSDFKTYTYKPLADNSIIRINYQRDDGDYDGWGVWVWGDVAGEFSTWPTDALDFTQEGAYGHYVDVPLSKLLDSNISFLLVNQNDPDGVGNKTIDLSFSERDSHSQIFLHNDDTTVYTNPYYIATVTGQDFSKATPGVHQVTVSASSYRSFNYNETDLIDVVVTNPENVDITRMQVDTTAIGGGIIEISPELNRVTITATSDITPGDYDLPVRVYDSDNGYYDTTVMVTITERVKQEGELDWDEQVIYFMLTDRFYNGDTSNDNPYNQDYDGVINQAGTYKGGDFKGVTAKLDYLKKLGVTSIWVTPIVENIPQNVGTEEGMEYYAYHGYWASDFETLNPHLGTLDDFHELIDEAAERGINIIVDVVLNHSGYSTEETFAGMVRTAEEDKGDDIQGSQSGLPDFKTEEKTVREQLVAWQTAWLEKSTTAKGNSIYAFRVDTVKNVDDTTWQYFKNELALKDADFHLVGESWGASYKDTKGDLGTGSMDSLLDFGFKDIAKLLVNGNLKQANEELIARNDVLTSSYTLAQFLGSHDEDGFLYSIGGDLSKLKVAATLLLTAKGQPVIYYGEELGQSGANNWPYYDNRYGFDWDDVEGNDVLEHYQKLLAFRRDNSELLAHGRHSTVAVNDSQQWLLAKRENDTDAAYILYNLKDESQTLRLLLSDDAVVTDYYSGQTYQAVLGEDGAYYLDLETPAISAGGTMLLKVSTGAITSAFIAQTEEEPIAENTIRIHFKTLPTDDLSSLGLWTWEDVETPSESWPNGAINLSNLKQDSYGYYIDMKLVDGNRQKVGLLINNTNGDNLTGDKVVNLISQEMNEVWFDENYAINYYEPLEEGTIRINYYRSDGNYDNLALWLWGSVDSSVTDRLGSWPDGIDFENVGKYGVYVDIALSDFNELGFLLLDESKEGDDAKIQPDNYSFKDLANHTQIFLKDEDKTIYTNPYFVSTVRLTSARQTSPTEIVAIVSNLADADKDDLFENVKVTDKDGNLMTISDLVLNPEANQLTIVGDFSQLLAPYTVSYAGDDYQAKTNWQHTDSLYAYDGELGARVSEEGARVDLTVWSPSADSVSVVLYDNDDQTKVVGKIAMVKGDKGEWLAALTQESGLGVSDYRGYYYHYEITRGDETVLALDPYAKSLAEWNSDLIGTDPSYKVAKAAIVDTSTIGNQELTYADISGYTDREDAIIYEAHVRDFTSDTAISDELQHQFGTFAAFVEKLDYLQELGVTHIQLLPVMSYYYVNELANAERLTDYASSNTNYNWGYDPQSYFALTGMYSEDPTDPAKRIEEFKNLIAEIHKRGMGVILDVVYNHTADLAILEDLEPNYYHFMEADGTAKTSFGGGRPGTTHYMTRRLVLDSIAYWVDEFKVDGFRFDMMGDLDAETVQMAYDTAKALNPNIIMLGEGWISYAGDANDSRQPADQTWMSQTDSVASFSDDIRNLLKSGYPSEGAAAFITGGAKDLQTLFNNIKAQPSNFTADDTGDVIQYIAAHDNLTLHDVIAKSIQKDPAVAENEAEIQRRLRLGNLIVLTSQGTAFIHSGQEYGRTKQFLDEDYKTPVSADKVPAKSDFLTNADGTPFEYPYFISDSYDSTDAINHFDWAKATDSEAYPENTQSQAYTKGLIAIRRSTDAFTLKTKEEVDRNVSLITIPNENGVGQEDLIIAYQTIAGNGDIYAVFINADTVARDFVLTDDYRNLLSAEIIADGKQAGVEAIENPSGVTMTETGLTLEPLTATILRLKKASAETERTLYDEASGVSVILGAGERDDIKKIKVSHQETNDVKTPEVIKGTDYDLFDIQPTDNFGNVLAITKTARVILPIDAGKTVAQVFYLPENGQPQSLAFEEISRTVAGQTLKFVIFDTEHFSQYGIIYAQEATQSSSDMTTQTSAENGVTPDDQAQASVVETTTTPITVDANLETLSSTDATDTLPATGEKDGTILTFSGVLSLASIALLELKRRKKSQ; encoded by the coding sequence GTGACCTCTGATTTTAAGACATATACCTACAAACCTCTAGCTGATAATAGTATTATTCGAATAAATTACCAACGTGATGACGGCGATTATGATGGTTGGGGCGTTTGGGTATGGGGAGATGTGGCAGGTGAATTTTCAACTTGGCCAACTGATGCCCTTGATTTCACGCAAGAGGGAGCATACGGACATTATGTTGATGTTCCGCTATCAAAATTATTAGATTCTAACATTAGCTTTTTATTGGTTAATCAAAATGACCCAGATGGTGTCGGCAATAAAACGATTGATTTGAGCTTCTCAGAACGCGATAGTCATAGCCAAATCTTCTTGCACAATGATGATACGACAGTTTACACCAACCCATATTATATTGCGACAGTTACTGGGCAAGATTTTTCAAAAGCCACGCCTGGTGTTCATCAAGTGACTGTATCAGCCAGCAGTTATCGTTCGTTTAATTATAACGAAACTGACTTGATTGATGTTGTTGTTACGAATCCTGAAAATGTTGACATTACACGTATGCAAGTCGATACAACAGCAATTGGTGGAGGCATTATTGAAATTTCACCTGAGCTTAATCGTGTGACAATCACAGCAACTTCCGACATAACGCCTGGAGACTATGACTTACCTGTCCGTGTCTATGATAGTGACAACGGTTATTATGATACAACTGTTATGGTAACCATTACAGAACGTGTTAAGCAAGAAGGTGAACTTGATTGGGATGAACAAGTGATTTACTTCATGCTGACAGATCGTTTTTATAATGGTGATACTAGCAATGACAATCCTTACAATCAAGATTATGATGGAGTGATTAACCAAGCTGGTACTTATAAAGGTGGGGATTTCAAAGGAGTAACAGCAAAATTAGATTATCTTAAGAAACTAGGCGTAACGAGCATTTGGGTAACACCAATTGTGGAAAATATTCCACAAAATGTGGGTACCGAAGAAGGCATGGAATACTATGCTTATCATGGTTACTGGGCAAGTGATTTTGAAACGCTCAATCCACATCTTGGAACACTTGATGATTTCCATGAATTAATTGACGAAGCGGCAGAGCGTGGTATCAATATTATTGTAGATGTGGTTTTGAACCATTCTGGTTATAGTACGGAAGAAACATTTGCAGGTATGGTTCGGACAGCAGAGGAGGACAAGGGCGACGACATTCAAGGTTCGCAATCTGGTCTGCCTGATTTCAAAACTGAAGAAAAAACTGTCCGTGAGCAGTTGGTAGCATGGCAAACAGCTTGGCTTGAAAAGTCAACAACTGCAAAAGGCAATAGTATCTATGCCTTTCGTGTAGATACTGTCAAGAACGTTGATGACACTACTTGGCAATATTTTAAAAATGAGCTGGCGCTGAAAGATGCGGATTTTCATCTGGTAGGTGAAAGTTGGGGAGCGAGCTATAAGGACACCAAAGGCGACTTGGGTACTGGCAGCATGGATAGCTTACTGGACTTTGGCTTTAAAGATATTGCGAAGTTGCTTGTTAACGGCAATCTGAAACAAGCCAATGAAGAATTAATCGCGCGTAATGATGTGTTGACAAGTTCTTACACTTTGGCACAATTCCTTGGTAGTCATGACGAAGATGGTTTCCTTTATAGCATTGGTGGTGACCTTTCCAAATTAAAAGTTGCTGCAACGCTCTTATTGACCGCCAAAGGTCAGCCTGTGATTTATTATGGTGAGGAACTCGGTCAATCTGGTGCCAATAACTGGCCTTATTACGATAATCGTTACGGGTTTGACTGGGATGATGTTGAGGGCAATGATGTTCTGGAACATTACCAAAAATTATTAGCCTTTCGTCGTGACAACAGTGAATTGTTAGCACATGGGAGACATAGCACGGTAGCGGTTAATGATAGTCAACAATGGCTACTGGCTAAACGTGAAAATGATACGGATGCTGCGTACATTTTGTATAATCTTAAAGATGAAAGCCAGACTCTTCGTTTGTTATTGTCTGATGATGCCGTGGTGACAGATTATTATAGCGGTCAAACTTACCAAGCGGTGCTTGGCGAAGATGGCGCTTATTATCTTGACCTTGAAACACCAGCCATTTCAGCTGGCGGTACCATGCTTCTTAAAGTGTCAACAGGGGCAATTACGTCTGCTTTTATTGCACAAACTGAAGAAGAACCAATTGCCGAAAATACCATTCGCATTCATTTTAAAACCTTGCCGACAGATGATTTGTCTAGTTTGGGATTGTGGACTTGGGAAGACGTTGAAACACCGTCAGAATCTTGGCCAAATGGCGCTATCAATTTATCCAATCTAAAACAAGATAGCTATGGCTATTATATTGATATGAAATTGGTGGACGGAAATCGTCAGAAAGTAGGGTTGCTCATCAATAATACCAATGGTGATAATTTGACAGGCGATAAAGTTGTCAATTTAATCAGTCAAGAGATGAATGAAGTTTGGTTTGATGAGAACTACGCGATTAATTATTACGAACCACTTGAAGAAGGAACGATTCGAATTAATTACTATCGTAGTGATGGCAATTATGACAATTTAGCCCTTTGGCTTTGGGGAAGTGTTGATTCTTCCGTTACAGACCGTTTGGGGTCATGGCCAGACGGCATTGATTTTGAAAATGTAGGTAAATATGGCGTTTATGTGGATATTGCCCTATCAGATTTCAATGAACTTGGATTTCTCTTACTAGATGAGTCTAAGGAGGGCGATGATGCCAAAATTCAGCCAGACAATTATAGCTTTAAAGATTTAGCTAATCACACACAAATTTTCTTGAAAGACGAGGATAAGACAATTTACACGAATCCATATTTTGTAAGCACTGTTCGTTTGACATCAGCTCGGCAAACAAGTCCGACAGAGATTGTTGCTATCGTTAGCAATTTAGCTGACGCTGATAAGGATGACTTGTTTGAAAATGTTAAGGTAACTGATAAAGATGGTAATCTGATGACTATTTCTGACCTTGTATTGAATCCTGAAGCTAATCAGTTAACGATTGTTGGTGATTTTTCACAACTTTTAGCACCATACACTGTTAGTTATGCTGGTGATGACTATCAAGCTAAGACCAATTGGCAACATACAGATTCTCTTTATGCCTATGATGGTGAGTTAGGCGCGCGCGTGTCAGAAGAAGGAGCACGTGTTGATTTGACCGTTTGGTCACCAAGTGCAGATAGTGTTTCGGTGGTTCTTTATGATAACGATGACCAAACTAAGGTTGTTGGAAAGATTGCTATGGTTAAAGGTGATAAGGGCGAATGGTTAGCAGCTTTGACGCAAGAATCAGGTCTTGGTGTTTCTGATTATCGTGGTTATTATTATCATTATGAAATCACACGTGGAGATGAAACAGTTCTCGCACTTGACCCTTATGCCAAATCGTTAGCGGAATGGAATAGTGATTTGATTGGAACTGACCCGTCATACAAGGTAGCAAAAGCTGCGATTGTAGATACTAGTACAATTGGCAATCAAGAATTGACCTACGCTGATATTAGCGGATACACAGACCGTGAAGATGCTATTATTTACGAAGCACACGTTCGTGATTTCACATCAGATACCGCTATTTCAGATGAACTCCAACATCAATTTGGGACTTTTGCAGCCTTTGTTGAAAAATTAGATTACCTTCAAGAGCTTGGCGTGACGCATATTCAACTTTTGCCAGTGATGAGCTATTATTATGTCAATGAATTGGCGAATGCTGAGCGTTTGACGGACTATGCTTCTAGCAATACGAATTATAACTGGGGATATGACCCACAGAGCTACTTTGCTTTGACAGGAATGTATTCAGAAGACCCAACTGACCCAGCAAAACGCATTGAGGAATTTAAGAATTTGATTGCTGAAATCCATAAACGTGGGATGGGTGTTATTCTTGATGTGGTTTACAATCACACAGCTGACCTTGCTATTCTTGAAGATTTGGAGCCAAATTATTATCATTTTATGGAAGCTGATGGAACAGCTAAAACAAGCTTTGGTGGCGGTCGACCAGGAACAACGCATTATATGACAAGACGTTTGGTGCTTGATTCAATTGCTTATTGGGTTGATGAGTTCAAAGTTGACGGTTTCCGTTTTGATATGATGGGAGATTTGGATGCCGAAACGGTGCAAATGGCATATGATACGGCTAAAGCACTGAATCCGAATATTATCATGCTGGGCGAGGGCTGGATTTCTTATGCTGGAGATGCTAATGATAGCCGACAACCAGCAGACCAGACTTGGATGTCACAAACTGATAGCGTCGCTTCTTTCTCTGATGACATTCGTAACCTCCTCAAATCAGGTTATCCAAGTGAAGGAGCGGCAGCATTTATTACAGGTGGCGCAAAAGATTTGCAAACACTCTTTAATAATATTAAAGCTCAGCCAAGCAATTTTACTGCAGATGACACAGGTGATGTGATTCAATACATTGCTGCTCATGACAATTTAACGCTTCATGATGTGATTGCAAAATCCATTCAAAAAGATCCAGCTGTTGCTGAAAATGAGGCAGAAATCCAACGTCGTTTGCGTTTAGGAAACCTTATTGTCTTGACATCACAAGGAACTGCCTTTATTCATTCTGGTCAAGAGTACGGTCGTACGAAACAATTCCTTGACGAGGATTACAAGACACCAGTTTCAGCAGATAAAGTGCCAGCAAAATCTGATTTCTTGACCAATGCTGACGGCACACCGTTTGAATACCCATATTTCATCAGTGATTCTTATGATTCGACAGATGCGATTAATCATTTTGATTGGGCTAAAGCCACAGATAGCGAAGCTTACCCAGAAAATACGCAAAGCCAAGCTTACACAAAAGGTTTGATTGCCATTCGCCGCTCAACCGATGCTTTTACGCTTAAAACCAAAGAAGAAGTTGACCGCAATGTGAGCTTGATAACCATTCCAAATGAAAATGGTGTTGGCCAAGAAGATTTGATTATTGCTTATCAAACAATTGCTGGCAATGGCGATATTTACGCTGTTTTTATCAATGCAGATACCGTGGCGCGTGATTTCGTATTGACAGATGATTACCGAAATCTCCTATCAGCTGAAATCATTGCAGATGGTAAACAAGCAGGAGTAGAAGCGATAGAAAATCCAAGCGGTGTCACAATGACTGAAACAGGATTAACCCTCGAGCCACTAACAGCTACCATTTTACGTTTGAAAAAAGCTAGCGCTGAAACGGAACGCACGCTTTATGATGAAGCAAGTGGTGTTAGCGTTATTTTAGGAGCAGGTGAACGTGATGACATTAAGAAAATCAAGGTAAGTCACCAAGAAACAAATGATGTCAAAACACCAGAAGTTATAAAGGGAACAGATTACGATTTGTTTGATATTCAGCCAACCGACAATTTTGGAAATGTCTTAGCTATTACAAAAACAGCGCGAGTTATTTTACCAATTGATGCTGGTAAGACTGTTGCTCAAGTCTTTTATCTCCCAGAAAACGGACAACCACAGTCACTAGCATTTGAAGAAATCAGCCGTACTGTGGCAGGACAAACATTGAAATTTGTCATCTTTGATACGGAACATTTTAGTCAATACGGCATTATTTATGCTCAAGAAGCTACTCAATCATCATCAGATATGACAACACAAACCTCAGCTGAAAATGGCGTGACACCTGATGATCAAGCACAAGCTTCTGTCGTGGAAACGACAACTACACCTATCACAGTAGATGCCAATCTTGAAACACTATCAAGTACTGATGCTACTGATACTTTACCAGCGACAGGTGAAAAAGATGGCACAATTCTTACCTTTTCAGGTGTTTTAAGCCTAGCAAGCATAGCTTTGCTCGAACTCAAACGCCGCAAAAAATCACAATAA
- the hisF gene encoding Imidazole glycerol phosphate synthase cyclase subunit, which yields MLKKRIIPCLDVKDGRVVKGVNFVNLTDVGDPVDAARAYYEAGCDELVFLDITATHEKRDTTVEMVKRVADQVFIPFTVGGGIRSIEDMNKMLKAGADKVAVNSSAVANPQLIKDCAEKFGNQCVVLAIDAHKEADGTWHVYVAGGRKDTGIDLTEWAKTVVSLGAGEILLTSMDKDGTKSGFDLDMLNAVTDVVNVPIIASGGAGNIDHMVDVFEKTTATGALAASIFHFGEVSIADTKAAMAAAGIEVRQ from the coding sequence ATGCTGAAAAAACGCATTATTCCTTGTCTTGATGTTAAAGATGGGCGCGTGGTTAAGGGGGTTAATTTTGTTAATTTAACAGATGTTGGTGATCCTGTTGATGCGGCGCGTGCTTATTATGAAGCTGGGTGTGATGAATTGGTGTTCTTGGACATTACCGCAACACATGAAAAACGTGACACAACTGTGGAAATGGTGAAGCGTGTGGCTGACCAAGTATTCATTCCTTTTACAGTTGGCGGTGGCATTCGCTCGATTGAGGACATGAATAAAATGCTCAAAGCGGGTGCGGACAAGGTCGCAGTTAATTCTTCCGCAGTAGCCAATCCTCAACTCATCAAAGATTGCGCTGAAAAATTTGGCAATCAATGTGTGGTATTGGCTATTGATGCTCATAAAGAAGCTGATGGCACTTGGCATGTTTATGTGGCAGGTGGGCGCAAGGATACTGGCATTGATTTGACTGAATGGGCAAAGACTGTTGTCAGCCTTGGTGCAGGTGAGATTTTACTAACCAGTATGGATAAAGACGGCACGAAGTCAGGATTTGATTTGGATATGCTAAATGCTGTCACTGATGTGGTTAATGTCCCAATCATTGCGTCTGGTGGTGCAGGAAATATTGACCATATGGTTGACGTTTTTGAAAAAACAACTGCAACAGGTGCGCTTGCCGCTTCCATTTTCCACTTTGGCGAAGTTTCAATTGCTGACACCAAAGCTGCCATGGCTGCTGCAGGAATTGAGGTGAGACAATGA
- a CDS encoding Pullulanase — protein MKKISRLSFLEKRQFFGIRKLKVGVASVTIATALFWSASLANSVSADQISAETATELVTNQSEIAEQAIDVAQSEIDTLADTQTEVDTQIEVEKTESIVSEVNTQTAAAETDVDQAVEEVVTTENVAEVNTQTAAAETDVDQAVEEVVTTENVAEVNTQTVAAETDVDQAVEEVVTTENVAEVNVQEASNDTTSLDQLATDATAENTTQTSEVTLLNATPETAENTAPAIAEDTIRVHFQEVTDDNFSQYSLWTWGAVAEPSDGNNWPAAAMAFSENQKNDFGYYIDVKQTASHGEIDYLLLKNGEKISDSD, from the coding sequence ATGAAAAAGATAAGTCGGCTTTCTTTTCTTGAAAAACGGCAGTTTTTTGGAATTCGTAAGCTAAAAGTTGGCGTTGCTTCTGTTACTATTGCGACGGCTCTTTTTTGGAGTGCCAGTTTAGCAAATAGCGTCTCTGCTGACCAAATCAGCGCTGAAACGGCAACAGAATTGGTAACAAATCAATCGGAAATAGCAGAGCAAGCTATTGATGTCGCACAAAGTGAGATTGATACCTTGGCTGACACACAAACTGAGGTTGATACGCAAATTGAAGTTGAAAAAACTGAATCAATAGTTAGCGAAGTTAATACTCAAACTGCTGCGGCTGAAACTGATGTTGACCAAGCTGTTGAGGAAGTAGTCACAACTGAAAACGTAGCAGAAGTTAATACTCAAACTGCTGCGGCTGAAACTGATGTTGACCAAGCTGTTGAGGAAGTAGTCACAACTGAAAACGTAGCAGAAGTTAATACTCAAACTGTTGCGGCTGAAACTGATGTTGACCAAGCTGTTGAGGAAGTAGTCACAACTGAAAACGTAGCAGAAGTTAATGTTCAAGAGGCGAGTAATGACACTACTAGCCTTGACCAGTTAGCAACGGATGCAACTGCTGAAAACACTACACAAACTAGCGAGGTTACACTTCTTAACGCCACACCAGAAACTGCTGAGAATACGGCACCTGCCATTGCAGAAGATACCATTCGAGTGCATTTTCAAGAAGTGACTGATGACAATTTTAGTCAGTATAGTTTATGGACTTGGGGTGCTGTTGCTGAACCGTCTGACGGGAATAATTGGCCAGCAGCCGCAATGGCTTTTTCAGAAAATCAAAAAAATGATTTTGGCTACTACATTGATGTCAAACAGACTGCTAGCCATGGTGAGATTGACTACCTTCTCTTAAAAAATGGTGAGAAAATCAGCGATTCTGACTAG
- the hisA gene encoding Phosphoribosylformimino-5-aminoimidazole carboxamide ribotide isomerase, which produces MQILPAIDIKEGQAVRLFKGDFNQKTVVNPDVLGQAKIFAQAGIEFIHVVDLDGALDGRATNRDLIAKLKQKSGLVVEVGGGIRTLEQIEDYLAVGIDRVIIGSMAVKNPDFVKAALDKFGSDKIVVGIDAKNGFVATEGWLKTSNVDYISLAKAMEKMGVTLFVYTDVDRDGTLIGPNFEHYERLVAELTTAKVIASGGIAEKNDLVKLQEIGVAGTIVGKAYYNGNISLDELKAFGG; this is translated from the coding sequence ATGCAGATTCTTCCAGCGATTGATATTAAAGAAGGACAGGCAGTTCGTCTTTTTAAAGGTGATTTCAACCAAAAAACGGTTGTTAATCCAGATGTGCTTGGACAAGCAAAAATCTTTGCGCAAGCTGGTATTGAATTTATTCACGTTGTTGATTTGGACGGAGCGCTTGATGGGCGAGCAACGAATCGCGATTTAATTGCCAAGCTGAAGCAAAAATCAGGGCTTGTTGTCGAAGTTGGTGGCGGTATTCGTACCCTTGAGCAAATTGAAGATTACCTAGCAGTTGGTATTGACCGTGTGATTATCGGATCTATGGCAGTGAAAAATCCAGATTTTGTCAAGGCAGCTTTAGATAAATTTGGTAGTGATAAAATTGTGGTTGGTATTGATGCTAAAAATGGTTTTGTGGCAACTGAGGGTTGGCTAAAAACGAGTAACGTTGACTATATCAGCTTAGCTAAAGCCATGGAGAAAATGGGGGTGACCTTATTTGTCTATACAGATGTTGACCGTGATGGCACGCTAATAGGACCAAATTTTGAACATTATGAACGTTTGGTGGCTGAGTTAACGACGGCTAAAGTTATTGCTTCTGGTGGCATTGCTGAGAAGAATGATTTGGTGAAATTGCAAGAAATTGGTGTTGCTGGGACAATCGTTGGTAAAGCTTATTACAACGGCAATATTAGCCTTGACGAATTGAAAGCTTTTGGAGGATAG
- the hisH gene encoding Imidazole glycerol phosphate synthase amidotransferase subunit: protein MIIVIDYDAGNTANVLRALQKIGVQAELSSNRDKILAADGLILPGVGAYPAAMAELQQRGLVSAIKEAVAKGTPLLGICLGMQVLTEIGLEHQETQGLGFIPGVCREIQATKTMPVPHMGWNDLTVKQDSPLTAGLAGKSVYFVHSYFTDVPKEYIDVTADYGIEVPAMIHKDNVYGAQFHPEKSGDVGLGILEKFISLCGD from the coding sequence ATGATAATTGTGATTGATTATGATGCAGGTAATACTGCTAATGTGTTAAGAGCTTTACAGAAAATCGGTGTTCAGGCTGAATTGTCTAGTAATCGAGACAAGATTTTAGCTGCGGACGGTCTGATTTTGCCAGGGGTTGGTGCTTATCCTGCTGCCATGGCTGAGTTACAACAGCGTGGCTTGGTTTCTGCTATCAAGGAAGCAGTAGCTAAGGGAACGCCGTTACTGGGCATTTGTTTAGGAATGCAGGTCTTGACAGAGATTGGCTTGGAACACCAAGAAACACAAGGACTTGGCTTTATCCCAGGTGTTTGTCGTGAAATTCAAGCAACTAAGACTATGCCTGTTCCGCATATGGGATGGAATGATTTGACAGTGAAACAAGATAGTCCGTTAACAGCAGGGCTTGCTGGCAAATCCGTTTATTTTGTGCATAGCTATTTTACAGATGTTCCGAAAGAATACATTGATGTGACTGCTGATTATGGTATTGAAGTACCAGCCATGATTCACAAAGATAATGTTTACGGAGCGCAATTCCACCCTGAAAAATCAGGTGACGTCGGTTTAGGAATTCTTGAAAAATTTATTTCCCTTTGTGGTGACTAA
- the serB gene encoding Phosphoserine phosphatase — protein sequence MTRVNGLLVMDVDSTLIQEEGIDLLGEEAGVGEKIADITARAMNGELDFKQALDERVGLLKGLPESIFDKVLARMHFTNGAEKLVAELHRRGYKVAVVSGGFHETVDVLAKRIGLDYVKANRLEVKDGVLTGKVLGEVVTKDVKKASLIEWAAENSLELSQTIAMGDGANDLPMIKTAGIGIAFCAKPVVRKEAPYQINEADLYKVIDILDGKN from the coding sequence ATGACTAGGGTAAATGGATTATTGGTAATGGATGTGGACTCTACCCTCATTCAAGAAGAAGGAATTGATTTATTGGGTGAAGAAGCGGGTGTTGGTGAGAAGATTGCTGACATTACTGCGCGTGCCATGAATGGTGAACTTGATTTTAAACAAGCGTTAGATGAACGTGTCGGTTTATTGAAGGGGTTGCCAGAAAGCATTTTTGATAAGGTGCTTGCGCGCATGCATTTTACAAATGGTGCTGAAAAATTAGTGGCAGAATTGCATCGTCGTGGTTATAAAGTGGCTGTCGTGTCAGGTGGTTTCCATGAAACGGTTGATGTGTTGGCAAAACGTATCGGACTTGATTATGTCAAGGCTAACCGCTTAGAAGTTAAAGACGGTGTTTTGACAGGCAAGGTTCTTGGCGAGGTCGTCACTAAAGACGTCAAGAAAGCTAGCTTGATTGAGTGGGCAGCTGAAAATAGCTTAGAATTAAGTCAAACCATTGCTATGGGAGATGGTGCTAATGATTTACCAATGATAAAAACAGCTGGTATTGGTATCGCTTTTTGTGCTAAGCCAGTTGTACGAAAAGAAGCGCCTTACCAAATCAATGAAGCAGATTTGTACAAAGTCATTGATATTTTAGATGGTAAAAACTAG
- the hisI gene encoding Phosphoribosyl-AMP cyclohydrolase, producing the protein MSEIKLDFAKQDGLVPVIVTDYQTGQVLMLAYMNEEAYHLTLETKQMHYWSRSRQEIWHKGATSGHYQYVKSIKTDCDCDTLLVAVKQEGAACHTGAYSCFFNDIL; encoded by the coding sequence ATGAGTGAAATAAAACTTGATTTTGCGAAACAAGATGGTCTTGTTCCTGTGATTGTGACGGATTACCAAACAGGACAAGTACTGATGTTAGCCTACATGAACGAAGAAGCGTATCACTTAACATTGGAAACCAAACAAATGCACTACTGGAGCCGCTCACGTCAAGAAATCTGGCATAAAGGGGCAACCAGCGGTCATTATCAATACGTCAAATCAATCAAAACGGATTGCGACTGTGATACCTTATTGGTTGCTGTTAAGCAAGAGGGCGCTGCTTGTCATACGGGCGCTTACAGCTGTTTTTTCAATGATATTTTGTGA
- the hisB gene encoding Imidazoleglycerol-phosphate dehydratase yields MRQAEIERNTFETKIKLSLNLDAQEPVEIDTGVGFFDHMLTLFARHSRISLVVKADGDLHVDSHHTVEDVGIVLGQVLKKALGDKAGINRYGTAFVPMDETLGMASLDLSGRSYLVFDCEFDNPKLGNFDTELVEEFFQALAFNVQMNLHLKILHGKNNHHKSESLFKATGRALREAITINPEIYGVNSTKGLL; encoded by the coding sequence ATGAGACAAGCAGAGATTGAACGTAATACCTTTGAAACAAAGATTAAGTTGAGCCTTAATTTAGATGCTCAAGAACCAGTAGAGATTGATACTGGTGTTGGTTTTTTTGACCATATGTTGACCCTTTTTGCAAGACATAGCCGTATTTCTCTTGTGGTAAAAGCAGATGGTGATTTGCATGTTGATAGTCACCATACGGTTGAAGATGTGGGAATTGTTTTAGGACAAGTTTTGAAAAAAGCCCTTGGTGATAAGGCTGGCATCAATCGTTATGGTACAGCTTTTGTTCCCATGGATGAAACGCTTGGTATGGCAAGTCTTGATCTATCAGGGCGTAGCTACCTTGTTTTTGATTGTGAGTTTGATAATCCAAAACTTGGCAATTTTGATACAGAATTGGTTGAAGAATTTTTCCAAGCCTTGGCATTTAATGTTCAAATGAATTTGCATTTGAAGATTTTACACGGAAAAAATAATCACCATAAATCAGAAAGTCTTTTTAAGGCAACTGGTCGTGCTCTTCGCGAAGCGATTACCATTAACCCTGAAATCTATGGTGTTAATTCAACAAAAGGATTGCTTTAA